In Ruania alkalisoli, the DNA window GAGGGTGAGATGTGCGGGCTCACCGGCAGCGAGCGGCCGTCCCTGCCCGGTCACCCGGCCGATGCGGGCCGGGGTGGCCGACATCGTGCGCGCGAGGTCCTGCCAGCCGAAGTCGCGGGAGTCGTCCGCCACCATCGCCTCGGTCACGACCGACAGGGCGGTCTCCAGCCCGGTCATCCCCATCGCGGCAGCGGCGAACTCGCAGTCCTTGTCCTCGCTGGGGTGCGGGGCGTGGTCGGTGGCCACGATGTCGATCGTGCCGTCCTCCAAGCCGTCCCGCACGGCCTGGACGTCCTCGGCGGTGCGCAGCGGCGGATTGACCTTGAACTGCGGGTCGTAGCCACGGATCGCCTCATCGGTCAGCATCAGGTGGTGCGGGGTGACCTCGGCGGTCACCTGGATCCCGCGTGCCTTGGCCCAACGCACGATGTCGACCGAGCCGGCCGTGGACAGGTGGCAGATGTGCACTCGCGAGCCGACATGCTCGGCGAGCAGGACGTCCCGGGCGATGATCGCCTCCTCCGCGACCGCCGGCCATCCGGTCAGGCCTAGCTCGGCGGAGACGATGCCCTCGTGCATGAGAGCACCTGCGGTCAGGCGCGGCTCCTGTGCATGCTGGGCCACCACGCCGTCGAAGGCTTTGACGTACTCCAGTGCCCGGCGCATCAGCACCGGGTCGTGCACGCACAGACCGTCATCGGAGAACACACGAACACGCGCCGCTGAGGAGGCCATCGCACCCAGCTCGGCGAGCTGCTCCCCCGCCAGGCCGACCGTGACGGCCCCCACCGGCCGCACCTGCGCCCACCCGGCATCCTCGCCCAAGCGCCATACCTGCTCAACGACTCCGGCGGTATCGGCCACCGGGGTGGTGTTCGCCATGGCGTGCACGCAGGTGTAGCCGCCCACGGCCGCCGCCCGGGTGCCGGAGGCGACGGTCTCGGCGTCTTCACGGCCGGGCTCGCGCAGGTGCGTGTGCAGATCGACCAGGCCGGGCAGGGCCACCAGGCCGTGGGCGTCGATGCGGTGGACCTGAGCACCGGCTCGAGCACCGGCCATGTCGGCGGCGTCCGCTCCGGTCGCGGCGATGCGGCCATCGGCGAGCAGCAGATCGGTGATCGAGCCCTCAGGCAGCTGGGCACCGGTGATGAGGTAGTCGGTCATGAGGGCGTCCCTTCGTTGCCGGCGAGCACCAGGTAGAGCACGGCCATACGTAC includes these proteins:
- a CDS encoding dihydroorotase gives rise to the protein MTDYLITGAQLPEGSITDLLLADGRIAATGADAADMAGARAGAQVHRIDAHGLVALPGLVDLHTHLREPGREDAETVASGTRAAAVGGYTCVHAMANTTPVADTAGVVEQVWRLGEDAGWAQVRPVGAVTVGLAGEQLAELGAMASSAARVRVFSDDGLCVHDPVLMRRALEYVKAFDGVVAQHAQEPRLTAGALMHEGIVSAELGLTGWPAVAEEAIIARDVLLAEHVGSRVHICHLSTAGSVDIVRWAKARGIQVTAEVTPHHLMLTDEAIRGYDPQFKVNPPLRTAEDVQAVRDGLEDGTIDIVATDHAPHPSEDKDCEFAAAAMGMTGLETALSVVTEAMVADDSRDFGWQDLARTMSATPARIGRVTGQGRPLAAGEPAHLTLVDPSARWTVDPAGLRTASENTPFAARELPARVMATFYRGVATVLDGQPQDGSTR